A part of Hyphomicrobiales bacterium genomic DNA contains:
- the hcrB gene encoding 4-hydroxybenzoyl-CoA reductase subunit beta — protein MTEVLPEFRVLRPKSEQEAIAAHLENERARFISGGTDLIPNVRRGLGDPAVLVDLTGIEALKKIVRSKTGTRIGAGVTLTELAENKDIAKSYPALVTAASSIAGPGHRNAGTVGGNLCIDTRCVFYNQSEWWRQSNNYCLKYQGTVCHVAPKSTYCHAAFSGDLAPVLLVFGAKVGIAGAEGTRQVPLPELYGTDGQNYLALQRGEFVTAVHLPAKVRPASYEKMRVRGAIDFPLAGVAVALTRKGTAVESLAVAVTGTNSRPFLVAGTEELVGGPLDEAALEKLGDLVQKQVSPMRTTIVSPFGRRRIAAALARRQAHALFER, from the coding sequence ATGACCGAAGTTCTTCCCGAATTCCGGGTGCTGCGCCCAAAAAGCGAGCAGGAAGCCATCGCCGCGCATCTGGAAAACGAGCGCGCGCGGTTTATATCCGGCGGCACCGACCTGATCCCCAATGTGCGCCGCGGGCTCGGCGATCCCGCCGTGCTGGTCGACCTGACCGGCATCGAAGCGCTCAAGAAGATCGTTCGCTCCAAGACCGGAACGCGCATCGGCGCCGGCGTCACGCTGACCGAATTGGCCGAGAACAAGGACATCGCAAAGAGCTATCCCGCGCTCGTTACCGCGGCCTCCTCGATCGCCGGACCCGGCCACCGCAACGCCGGCACGGTGGGCGGCAATCTGTGCATCGACACGCGATGCGTCTTCTACAATCAGAGCGAATGGTGGCGCCAATCCAACAATTACTGCCTCAAATACCAGGGTACGGTCTGCCATGTAGCGCCGAAGAGCACCTATTGCCACGCGGCCTTCAGCGGCGATCTCGCCCCGGTGCTGCTGGTGTTCGGCGCCAAGGTCGGGATTGCCGGCGCGGAGGGAACGAGGCAGGTGCCGCTGCCCGAGCTTTACGGCACCGACGGCCAGAACTATCTGGCGTTGCAGAGGGGCGAGTTCGTCACCGCCGTGCATCTGCCGGCCAAGGTTCGCCCGGCAAGCTATGAAAAGATGCGCGTGCGCGGGGCCATCGACTTTCCGCTCGCCGGCGTCGCCGTCGCCTTGACCCGCAAGGGCACGGCGGTGGAAAGCCTCGCCGTCGCCGTGACCGGCACCAACTCGCGCCCGTTCCTGGTCGCGGGCACCGAAGAGCTGGTCGGCGGGCCGCTCGACGAGGCGGCGCTCGAAAAGCTCGGCGACCTGGTCCAGAAACAGGTCTCGCCGATGCGCACCACAATCGTTTCCCCGTTTGGACGCCGGCGCATCGCCGCAGCCTTGGCGCGGCGCCAAGCGCATGCACTTTTCGAGCGGTGA
- a CDS encoding DUF2249 domain-containing protein — MALKAKLFKRKPPKWVTDAGAAKRLDARPMIARGEEPLRPLIDLAEGIAAGGTLIVEAPFDPAPLRRMLSHMGFEDHAEELAPGHWRIHFRRRAAAEAEAAANGAKAARIWSEAEVWHIDVRGLEPPEPMHAIISLIETPAVGGPVIVHHEREPVYLYPELAERGWRWAQIAGEPGEVRLRLDRDEEAE; from the coding sequence ATGGCGCTTAAGGCTAAGCTCTTCAAGCGCAAACCGCCCAAATGGGTCACCGACGCCGGCGCGGCCAAGCGCCTCGACGCAAGGCCGATGATCGCGCGCGGCGAGGAGCCGCTGCGGCCGCTCATCGATCTTGCCGAGGGGATCGCCGCCGGCGGAACGCTGATCGTCGAGGCGCCGTTCGACCCCGCGCCGCTGCGCCGCATGTTGTCGCACATGGGCTTCGAGGACCATGCCGAGGAGCTGGCGCCCGGCCATTGGCGCATCCATTTCCGCCGCCGCGCCGCAGCTGAAGCCGAAGCGGCGGCGAACGGAGCCAAGGCGGCGCGAATCTGGAGCGAGGCGGAGGTCTGGCACATCGATGTGCGCGGCCTGGAGCCGCCCGAGCCGATGCACGCCATTATCTCGCTGATCGAAACGCCCGCCGTCGGCGGCCCGGTCATCGTCCACCACGAGCGCGAGCCGGTCTATCTCTATCCGGAGCTGGCCGAGCGCGGCTGGCGCTGGGCGCAGATCGCCGGCGAGCCAGGCGAGGTCCGCCTGCGCCTCGACCGGGACGAAGAGGCCGAATGA
- a CDS encoding HWE histidine kinase domain-containing protein codes for MDHENRRDTRCPYGDSLAEAVIASLRQPVLVLNESLAVEKVNPAFLRTFRTTVEGTIGQPIYDLGEGEWNIPPLRTLLEDILPRERSIDDFEMRHEFAQIAERIMLLNARRIGRRNLILLVIEDITERKEAQERQQMLMSELSHRVKNLLALVDSMASQTLAKSRSLKDFGEAFHGRIRTVARSHGRLFASEWTSADIEELVRETFDGCAIDAFRVDMDGERVILAPDHAMALNLTIHELCTNAVKYGALSVPTGRVRMRWSVEQRDGARWIRLEWRESGGPRVRQPRRKGYGTRLIETLCPYELAGEIDLQYRPDGLVCALAFPLE; via the coding sequence ATGGACCATGAGAACCGCCGGGACACTCGCTGCCCGTATGGCGACTCGCTTGCCGAGGCGGTGATCGCCAGCCTCCGGCAGCCTGTCCTGGTGCTGAACGAATCGCTGGCGGTGGAGAAGGTCAATCCCGCCTTCCTTCGCACGTTCCGCACCACCGTGGAGGGAACGATCGGCCAGCCGATTTACGATCTCGGCGAGGGAGAATGGAACATTCCGCCGTTGCGGACGTTGCTGGAGGATATTCTTCCGAGGGAAAGAAGCATCGATGACTTCGAGATGCGGCATGAGTTCGCGCAAATCGCAGAGCGGATCATGCTGCTCAATGCACGCCGGATCGGGCGACGCAACCTGATCCTGCTCGTGATCGAGGACATTACCGAGCGCAAAGAGGCGCAGGAACGCCAGCAGATGCTGATGAGCGAGTTGAGCCACAGGGTCAAGAATCTGCTCGCGCTGGTCGATTCCATGGCCTCCCAGACCCTTGCCAAGAGCCGTTCGCTGAAGGATTTTGGCGAGGCGTTTCACGGCCGCATCCGCACGGTGGCGCGCTCTCACGGGCGCCTGTTCGCAAGCGAATGGACCAGCGCCGATATCGAAGAGCTGGTGCGGGAGACGTTCGACGGCTGCGCGATCGATGCCTTCCGCGTCGACATGGACGGCGAGCGCGTGATCCTGGCCCCGGACCACGCCATGGCGCTCAACCTGACAATTCACGAATTATGCACCAATGCGGTCAAGTATGGGGCCCTGTCCGTTCCCACCGGCAGGGTCCGCATGCGGTGGTCGGTGGAGCAGCGCGACGGCGCCCGCTGGATCCGACTTGAATGGCGGGAAAGCGGCGGACCGAGGGTCAGACAGCCGAGGCGCAAGGGGTACGGGACGCGATTGATCGAAACACTGTGTCCCTATGAGCTCGCGGGCGAGATCGATCTTCAGTACAGGCCGGACGGACTCGTTTGCGCGCTGGCGTTTCCGCTTGAGTGA
- a CDS encoding response regulator, with product MTLAEAKPDIAGKNILIVEDELLLALDLQSIVEDLGAVVLGPASSIETAMALLGKDAPDAALLDANLRGSRVTPVAEALKERNIPFVMVTGYGRLAMAEAILEEAPRVRKPFSPEDIRAALADLLDTSP from the coding sequence ATGACGTTGGCCGAAGCGAAGCCCGACATTGCCGGAAAAAATATCCTGATCGTCGAGGATGAGCTGCTTCTCGCGCTCGATCTGCAATCGATCGTGGAGGATCTCGGCGCCGTCGTCCTCGGCCCGGCATCGTCGATCGAAACGGCAATGGCCCTGCTCGGCAAAGACGCGCCGGACGCGGCGCTGCTCGACGCCAATCTTCGGGGCAGCCGGGTAACGCCGGTCGCCGAGGCACTCAAAGAGCGCAATATCCCCTTCGTGATGGTCACCGGCTATGGACGCTTGGCAATGGCCGAAGCGATCCTGGAGGAAGCGCCGCGCGTGCGAAAGCCGTTCAGCCCGGAGGATATCCGCGCCGCTCTCGCCGACCTGCTCGACACCTCGCCTTAA
- a CDS encoding hemerythrin domain-containing protein, whose product MDFARHITRTLHDEHLATIALINRMEDRIVAHRPGNPPDAADPEVAKLLRDIASSVEAEIKSHFAFEEGSLFPRLEERGDGGIGELLTEEHRVVLPIGERLVALARAARENGFNAESWAEFRRLAGEFVERMIAHIQKEEMGLLPVLDDIIDEDQDAELSTAYAMSR is encoded by the coding sequence ATGGACTTCGCGCGACACATCACTCGCACCCTGCACGACGAGCATCTGGCGACCATCGCCCTCATCAACCGGATGGAAGACCGCATCGTGGCGCACCGGCCGGGCAACCCGCCGGACGCCGCCGACCCGGAGGTCGCCAAACTTCTGCGCGACATCGCAAGCTCCGTGGAGGCGGAGATCAAATCCCATTTCGCCTTCGAGGAGGGCTCGCTGTTCCCGCGCCTCGAGGAGAGGGGAGACGGCGGCATCGGCGAATTGCTGACCGAAGAGCATCGCGTCGTGCTGCCGATCGGCGAGCGGCTGGTGGCGCTCGCCCGCGCCGCCCGCGAGAACGGCTTCAACGCCGAGAGCTGGGCCGAGTTCCGCCGCCTCGCCGGCGAGTTCGTCGAGCGCATGATCGCCCATATCCAGAAGGAGGAAATGGGCCTGTTGCCGGTTCTCGACGACATTATTGACGAGGATCAAGACGCCGAGCTCAGCACCGCTTACGCTATGAGCCGGTAG
- a CDS encoding GNAT family N-acetyltransferase, protein MASKTNEMIVRPLEAADLEAVIAIDTATAGRARNGFFERRFAAAAKDPKRFVYVGAADNGALKGFALVRILAGEYGTADEIAVLDAIGVEPAAQGQGIGQALLTRIDEAMREKNIREVRTQTDWTSHELLGFLEAAGFELAPWLVLSRDVSHPADW, encoded by the coding sequence ATGGCAAGCAAGACCAACGAAATGATCGTCCGGCCGCTCGAAGCGGCGGATCTCGAAGCCGTCATCGCCATCGACACGGCGACCGCGGGACGGGCGCGCAACGGCTTCTTCGAACGCCGCTTCGCCGCCGCGGCCAAGGACCCGAAACGGTTCGTCTATGTCGGCGCCGCCGACAATGGCGCGCTCAAGGGCTTCGCCTTGGTCCGCATTCTCGCCGGCGAATACGGCACGGCCGATGAGATCGCGGTGCTCGACGCCATCGGCGTGGAGCCTGCGGCGCAGGGCCAGGGCATCGGCCAGGCGCTGTTGACGCGGATCGACGAAGCCATGCGCGAGAAGAACATCCGCGAGGTGCGCACCCAGACCGACTGGACCAGCCACGAGCTGCTCGGCTTCCTCGAAGCGGCGGGATTCGAGCTGGCGCCGTGGCTGGTGCTGTCGCGTGACGTCAGCCACCCGGCCGACTGGTAG
- a CDS encoding GNAT family N-acetyltransferase — protein MANPGPRIPPRADEAAEIDYSQPAIDDFEALSRDRLPVRSMRAEDLNALIAIDRRITGRERRAYYEHKLAETMDETGVRVSLVAEQDGRPVGFIMARVDFGEFGRTDPEAVIDTIGVDPTSTRQAVGTAMMSQLMVNLMALQVERVRTEVVWNNYPLTSFLEHCGFKPAQRLALKRTI, from the coding sequence ATGGCGAATCCCGGACCGCGCATTCCGCCCCGCGCCGACGAGGCGGCCGAGATCGACTATTCCCAGCCCGCCATCGACGATTTCGAGGCGCTGTCGCGCGACAGGCTGCCGGTGCGTTCGATGCGCGCGGAGGACCTTAACGCGCTGATCGCCATCGACCGGCGCATCACCGGCCGCGAACGGCGCGCCTATTACGAGCACAAGCTCGCCGAAACCATGGACGAGACCGGCGTGCGGGTTTCCCTCGTCGCCGAGCAGGACGGACGCCCGGTCGGCTTCATCATGGCACGGGTCGATTTCGGCGAGTTCGGCCGCACCGACCCGGAGGCCGTCATCGACACGATCGGCGTCGACCCGACGAGCACCCGCCAGGCCGTCGGTACGGCGATGATGTCGCAGCTGATGGTCAACCTGATGGCGCTTCAGGTCGAGCGGGTGCGCACCGAGGTCGTCTGGAACAATTACCCGCTGACCTCCTTTCTGGAACATTGCGGTTTCAAGCCGGCGCAGCGGCTGGCGCTCAAACGAACGATCTAG
- a CDS encoding enoyl-CoA hydratase/isomerase family protein, giving the protein MGRTARTHAGGTRMRSKGGKEVISLETRDGYAVATLSRPPVNAINEEWLDRLSEIVDEVDADAKVHVLVIRSDQASFCGGADLKLMRERFATEEGRADMIAFVRRIQEVYRRLEAMPAVSIAEVCGPALGGGLELALSCDFRIIADEAKVGLPEVRLGLLPGAGGTQRLTRVCGVATAKRLILGGEIVDGKEAERIGLAHWAVPAAEIAAFTDKQARSLAGLSGPALGYCKHCIEAAVHMSPDGFERELTGTNALFADPETQKRVRAFLEGKSGRRASA; this is encoded by the coding sequence TTGGGTCGCACCGCCAGGACCCATGCCGGCGGCACCCGCATGAGGAGCAAGGGAGGCAAGGAAGTGATTTCTCTGGAGACCCGCGACGGTTACGCCGTCGCCACCCTGTCGCGGCCGCCGGTCAATGCCATCAACGAGGAGTGGCTCGACCGGCTCTCCGAGATCGTGGACGAGGTCGACGCCGACGCGAAGGTGCATGTGCTGGTGATACGCTCCGACCAGGCGAGCTTCTGCGGCGGCGCCGACCTCAAGCTGATGCGCGAGCGTTTCGCCACCGAAGAGGGCCGCGCCGACATGATCGCCTTCGTGCGCCGCATCCAGGAGGTCTATCGGCGGCTCGAGGCGATGCCGGCGGTCTCGATCGCCGAGGTCTGCGGCCCGGCGCTGGGGGGCGGCCTGGAGCTCGCGCTTTCCTGCGATTTCCGCATTATCGCCGATGAGGCCAAGGTCGGCCTGCCCGAGGTCCGGCTCGGCCTTCTGCCCGGCGCCGGCGGGACCCAGCGCCTGACCCGCGTCTGCGGCGTCGCCACGGCCAAGCGGCTGATTCTCGGCGGCGAAATCGTCGACGGCAAGGAGGCCGAACGCATCGGGCTTGCCCATTGGGCGGTGCCGGCGGCGGAAATCGCCGCCTTCACCGACAAACAGGCAAGATCCCTGGCTGGACTGTCGGGGCCGGCGCTCGGCTACTGCAAGCACTGTATCGAGGCTGCGGTCCATATGTCGCCGGACGGGTTCGAGCGCGAACTGACCGGAACAAACGCGCTGTTCGCCGACCCGGAAACGCAAAAGCGCGTGCGCGCGTTTCTGGAAGGCAAGAGCGGGCGGCGCGCATCGGCGTAA
- a CDS encoding AMP-binding protein, with amino-acid sequence MEGTFLDGRRCELEERRGIWPDRVITDYFDRWVAERSDAVAVIAYRSQDGAPTTLTFAELDEKVSRIVAGLKALGVKKGDVVAYQLPNWWQFPALILACTRLGAVNNPLMPIFRRRELAFMLAHSEAKVLIAPTRFRSFDHAALARELQREVGTLKHVLLIGGKGEHSFEARCLAAPAPGKIRGAETEPNDPTQLLFTSGTTGEPKGVVHTSNTLIGTTLTFIERMRLGDRDVVFMPSPLAHQAGYEYGGLVALIIGVPMVLQDVWNSETARDLITTHGVTYTFAATPFLADLAHLPGIEEASLDAFRLFVTSGAPIPPPVVAAAQEKLKVTVVSGWGMTECGILTCTELSGYKVLESDGHALPGEEVRIVDRNRKEVARGVEGTFEFRGPALFIGYLKRPDLYDVDKDGWFDTGDLARMDEEGYVRITGRKKDIIIRGGENIPVVEVENAVYRLKDVLDAAVVAMPDPRLGERACCFVHLVDGASLDLEGLKRHLASEGVAKNYWPERLEIIDEMPRTVTGKIQKFLLRERAKAFGGAR; translated from the coding sequence ATGGAGGGGACGTTTCTCGACGGCCGGCGGTGCGAGCTGGAAGAGCGGCGCGGCATTTGGCCCGACCGCGTCATCACCGATTATTTCGACCGCTGGGTCGCCGAACGGTCCGATGCCGTCGCGGTGATTGCTTACCGCTCGCAGGACGGCGCCCCCACCACCCTGACCTTTGCCGAACTCGACGAGAAGGTTTCAAGGATTGTCGCCGGGTTGAAGGCGCTCGGCGTAAAAAAGGGCGACGTCGTCGCCTATCAGCTTCCCAATTGGTGGCAGTTCCCGGCGCTCATCCTCGCCTGCACGCGATTGGGCGCGGTCAACAACCCGCTGATGCCGATCTTCCGCCGCCGCGAGCTTGCCTTCATGCTGGCCCACTCCGAGGCCAAGGTGCTGATCGCGCCTACGCGCTTCAGGAGCTTCGACCACGCGGCGCTCGCCCGCGAGCTGCAGCGGGAGGTCGGGACGCTCAAGCATGTGCTGCTCATCGGCGGTAAGGGCGAACATTCCTTCGAGGCGCGATGCCTGGCCGCGCCCGCGCCCGGCAAGATTCGCGGCGCCGAGACCGAGCCGAACGACCCCACCCAATTGCTGTTCACCTCCGGCACCACCGGCGAGCCGAAGGGCGTCGTGCATACCTCCAACACGCTGATCGGCACCACCCTCACATTCATCGAGCGGATGCGGCTCGGCGATCGGGACGTGGTGTTCATGCCCTCGCCGCTCGCCCATCAGGCGGGCTACGAATATGGCGGCCTGGTGGCGCTCATCATCGGCGTGCCGATGGTGCTGCAGGATGTCTGGAACTCCGAGACCGCGCGTGACTTGATCACGACCCACGGCGTTACCTACACCTTCGCGGCCACCCCGTTCCTCGCCGACCTGGCGCACCTTCCCGGCATCGAGGAAGCCAGCCTCGACGCCTTCCGCCTGTTCGTCACCTCGGGCGCGCCGATCCCACCGCCGGTCGTCGCCGCCGCCCAGGAGAAACTGAAGGTCACCGTCGTCAGCGGCTGGGGCATGACCGAATGCGGCATCCTGACCTGCACCGAGCTTTCCGGCTACAAGGTCTTGGAAAGCGACGGCCATGCGCTGCCCGGCGAGGAGGTGCGCATCGTCGATCGGAACCGGAAGGAGGTGGCGCGCGGCGTCGAGGGCACCTTCGAGTTTCGCGGGCCGGCCCTGTTCATCGGCTATCTGAAGCGACCCGACCTCTACGATGTCGACAAGGACGGCTGGTTCGACACCGGCGACCTGGCGCGCATGGACGAGGAAGGCTATGTCCGCATCACCGGCCGCAAGAAGGACATCATCATCCGCGGCGGCGAGAACATCCCCGTCGTCGAGGTCGAGAACGCCGTCTACCGGCTCAAGGATGTGCTCGACGCGGCGGTGGTCGCCATGCCCGATCCGCGGCTCGGCGAGCGGGCCTGCTGTTTCGTGCATCTGGTCGACGGCGCGAGCCTCGATCTGGAAGGGCTGAAACGGCATCTTGCAAGCGAGGGGGTTGCCAAGAATTATTGGCCGGAGCGGCTCGAGATCATCGACGAGATGCCGCGCACGGTGACCGGAAAGATCCAGAAATTCCTGCTGCGCGAGCGCGCCAAGGCGTTCGGCGGCGCACGATAA
- a CDS encoding AMP-binding protein, with protein MLEGCVPWPEELAASYRQKGYWEDITLGQMLDARIAETPDAEVLVSGDERLTYAGLGRRIDRLAYRLHEAGLKPLDRVVLQLGNGIDFVLAFFALVRIGVIPVMALPPHRRTEIRHFVARSGAVGYVVPDRVKDFDYRDMADEVRKEYPRLGHVFVSGEAGPGQTSLADLLAAPADAEAVRTTLARLSPDPAEVALMLLSGGTTALPKLIPRTHNDYVCNCKLSGRLAGFSPKTVFLAVLPMGHNFTLASPGILAIFAYGGKVVVAPGPRAADVFPVIERERVTATATAVPLVATWLEAPERGQYDLSSLRLIQSGGARLPPELRRRVRARFGCVYQEVYGTAEGLLNMTRLNDPDEIIEQSSGAPVCEDDEIKVVDDAGNEVPDGTPGELVTRGPYTIRGYYDNPEANDKGFTDDGFYRMGDVVRKIGRYVYTEGRKKDLVNRGGEKISCDEVEDHILAHPKVRNVCVVAMPDEIFGEKACAYAILAEGETLSLKELCDFLLKREIAKFKLPERLEIVDAFPISPAGKILRRDLRERIEAKIAEERGAASAARS; from the coding sequence TTGCTTGAAGGATGCGTGCCCTGGCCGGAGGAGCTGGCCGCGAGCTACCGGCAAAAAGGCTATTGGGAAGACATCACGCTCGGGCAGATGCTGGATGCGCGGATCGCCGAGACGCCCGACGCCGAGGTGCTGGTCTCGGGCGATGAGCGCCTGACCTACGCGGGGCTCGGCCGGCGCATCGACCGCCTCGCCTATCGGTTGCACGAGGCCGGGCTGAAGCCCCTCGACCGCGTCGTCCTGCAGCTTGGAAACGGCATCGACTTCGTCCTCGCCTTCTTTGCGCTGGTGCGCATCGGCGTCATCCCGGTGATGGCGCTGCCGCCGCACCGGCGCACCGAGATCCGCCATTTCGTCGCCCGCTCCGGCGCCGTCGGCTATGTCGTCCCCGACCGCGTCAAGGATTTCGACTATCGCGACATGGCCGACGAGGTGCGCAAGGAGTATCCGCGTCTCGGCCATGTCTTCGTGTCGGGCGAGGCGGGCCCCGGCCAGACGTCTCTGGCCGACCTGCTGGCGGCGCCGGCCGACGCGGAGGCGGTCCGCACCACCCTTGCGCGGCTCAGCCCGGACCCCGCCGAGGTGGCGCTGATGCTGCTGTCGGGCGGCACCACGGCGCTGCCCAAGCTGATCCCGCGCACCCACAACGACTATGTCTGCAACTGCAAGCTGAGCGGCCGGCTCGCCGGCTTCTCGCCCAAGACCGTGTTCCTCGCCGTGCTGCCCATGGGGCACAATTTCACCCTCGCCTCGCCGGGCATCCTCGCCATCTTCGCCTATGGCGGCAAGGTGGTGGTGGCGCCGGGGCCGCGGGCGGCCGACGTCTTTCCCGTCATCGAGCGCGAGCGCGTCACCGCGACGGCGACCGCCGTGCCGCTGGTCGCAACCTGGCTCGAGGCGCCCGAGCGCGGGCAATACGACCTTTCCTCGCTCCGCCTGATCCAGAGCGGCGGCGCCCGCCTGCCGCCGGAATTGCGCCGGCGGGTGCGCGCCCGCTTCGGCTGCGTCTATCAGGAGGTCTACGGCACCGCCGAGGGGCTGTTGAACATGACCCGGCTTAACGATCCCGACGAGATCATCGAGCAGAGCTCCGGCGCGCCGGTGTGCGAGGACGACGAGATCAAGGTCGTCGACGATGCGGGCAACGAAGTGCCGGACGGCACGCCGGGCGAGCTCGTCACCCGCGGCCCCTACACGATCCGCGGCTATTACGACAACCCGGAGGCCAACGACAAGGGCTTCACCGATGACGGCTTCTACCGCATGGGCGACGTGGTGCGGAAGATCGGCCGCTATGTCTATACCGAGGGGCGCAAGAAGGACCTGGTCAATCGCGGCGGCGAGAAGATCAGCTGCGACGAGGTCGAGGACCATATCCTTGCCCACCCCAAGGTGCGCAATGTCTGCGTCGTCGCCATGCCCGACGAGATTTTCGGCGAGAAGGCCTGCGCCTACGCGATTCTCGCCGAGGGCGAGACGCTGAGCTTGAAGGAGCTTTGCGACTTTCTTCTCAAGCGCGAGATCGCCAAGTTCAAGCTGCCGGAGCGGCTCGAGATCGTCGACGCATTCCCCATCAGTCCGGCGGGGAAAATCCTGCGGCGGGATTTGCGCGAGCGCATCGAGGCCAAAATCGCCGAGGAACGGGGCGCTGCGAGCGCCGCAAGGAGCTAG